The DNA region TTCGATCTTCTGGCAGAGCGCGAGCAGCTCCCGGGCCGACAGCGTCGTGTCGAGCTTGACGACGCAGTTGTAGTAATCGTCGCCGCCCGCCTCGAAGGGCGCCGTGCGATACAGGCTCGACTTGCCGAGGATCGAGATGGTGCGCTGCTGCGCAAGACACACCACCGCGTCCTTCAGGGTCTGGCGTGCATCGCCGAGATTCGCCCCCAGTCCGATATATGCAACCGTCATGGCATCACTTCCTACGTCGTTCGCCGGCGAGCGCGTCAGTCGTCGGAACCGCTCGCGGTACCGCCCGCGGTGTCCGGCGCCTGCTCGGCTGCGCCTTCGTCCGGCTTGCGGTTTCGCACACCACCGCGGCGGCGCCGCTTGCGGGGCGATTTTTCCTTCGAGCCGCCCTGCGTGAGGAGTGCCTCACGAGCGGCTGCGTCGCCTTCGATGAAATCCGTCCACCACTGGCCGACAGCTGCTTCCAGCTCGCCGGATTCGCAGCGTAACAGGAGGAAATCATACCCCGCTCTAAACCTTTGGTGTTCCAGCAGCCGCATCGCGCTGCGGCCCGAGCGTTTTTCGAGGCGCAACTGCAGCCCCCAGATTTCGCGCATGTCGGCCGAGTAGCGCTTGTGGATCGCGAGCTTCTCGGTCTGCATGTCGATCACGTCGTCCATCGCGCGATGGAGCGCCGGCACCGGGATTTCGCCTTCGGCCGTGTATTGTTCGAAGCGCTGGCGCATGTCGTGCCACAGCAGCGTCGCGAACAGGAAGCCCGGCGACACCGTCTTGCCGGCGCGCACGCGCGCGTCGGTGTTGTTCAGCGCGAGCGTGATGAACTTCTCGCCCTGCGGCTGTTCGAGCACGACGTCGAGGAGCGGCAGCAGCCCGTGGTGCAGGCCTTCCTTGCGTAGACGCTGCAGGCATGCGAGCGCCTGGCCCGACAGCAGCAGCTTCAGCATTTCGTCGAACAGGCGCGCGGCCGGCACGTTGTTGATCAGGTCGGCCAACGCGTTGATCGGCTCGCGCGTGTGCGTCTCGATCTCGAAGCCGAGCTTCGCCGCGAAGCGCACCACGCGCAGCATCCGCACCGGATCCTCGCGATAGCGCGTGGCCGGATCGCCGATCATCCGCAGCAGGCGGGCGCGGATGTCGGCCATCCCGTCGTGGTAGTCGAGCACCGTCTGCGTCGACGGGTCGTAGTACATCGCGTTGATCGTGAAGTCGCGGCGCGCGGCGTCTTCGTGCTGCTCGCCCCAGACGTTGTCGCGCAGCACGCGGCCGCTTGCATCCACCGCATGCGTGCGGCGATCGAGTTCGTCGCGCTTCAGCCGCTTCGGCGGCTCGGCCGCGGCGGCTTCGGGCGGCGCGTCGACCATGGCGCGGAACGTCGACACCTCGATCAATTCCTGGCCGAACTGCACATGGACGATCTGGAAGCGGCGGCCGATCAGGCGCGCACGGCGGAACAGGCGCTGCACCTCGGTCGGCGTCGCGTCGGTCGCGACGTCGAAGTCCTTCGGCGCGATGCCGAGCAGCAGGTCGCGCACCGCGCCGCCGACGATGAACGCGCGAAAACCCGCCTGCTGCAGCGTGTCGGTCACGCGCACCGCGTTCCGCGAGATCAGCGATGGATCGATCTGATGCACGCTGGCCGGCACGACGGTCGGTTCGTGATTGCTGCGCGTTTTTTTTGCAGCGCTGCCGCGGCTACCCTTCGCGGGGCGCGGAGCGGGGGCCGTTTCGACGGCGGGCGCCTCGACGGGTGACGTTTGTTCGGCATCGTCCTGGCCGAGCAGCTTGCGAATGAATTTTTTGATCACGACGTTCAGAAGAGATCCAGGATGCGCCAGCCGCGGTTGCTTGCATGCGCACGCAGCGTGTCGTCGGGGTTGGTCGCGATCGGGTCGGTGACTTTCTCGAGCAACGGAATGTCGTTGTGCGAGTCGCTGTAGAAGTAGCTGTGTTCGAAGTCGTCCCAGTGCTTGCCGAGCGACGCGAGCCATGCTTCGGTGCGCACGATCTTGCCTTCGCGATAGCTCGGCGTGCCGGTCGGCCGGCCCGTGTACGGCGAGTCGGGGTGCCCGTCGGTCGTTTCGACCTCGCACGCGATCAGCGTGTCGACGCCGAACGCGGTCGCGATCGGACGCGTGATGAATTCGTTGGTCGCCGTCACGACGCAGCACAGATCGCCGGCATCGACGTGCTTGCGCACGAGTTCGAGCGCGGCGGGCGTCATCGCGGGGCGGATCACCTCGTGCATGTACTGCTCGTGCCATTCGGCGAGCTGCGCGCGCGAGTACTTCGCGAGCGGCGTGAGCATCGCGCACAGATACGCATGGATGTCGAGCTTGCCGGCCTTGTAGTCGGCGAAGAACTGATCGTTCTGACGCGAGAAGCTTTCCGCGTCGACGATGCCGAGCTTCACCATGAAGCGACCCCATTCGTGGTCGCTATCGGTCGGGATCAGCGTGTGATCGAGGTCAAAGAGTGCCAGATTAGTCATGGATGCGCATTTTACTCGAAGCGGTTGGGGCCTGTGCCGGGCGGTGCGATGTCGTCGCCGGGGCGCGCCAGCATCCGGCGCAGCAAGGGCAGCGTGACGGCGCGTTTCTGCTCGAGCGAGAAGCGGTCGAGCGCGTCGAGCAGCGCCATCAGGCTCGGCATGTCGCGGCGGAAATGGGTCAGCAGGTACGCGGCGATGTCGTCGGTGAGCGCGATCCCGCGCTCCTTGGCCGCGAGCTTCAGCACGGCGATCTTGCCGGCGTCGGACGGCGGCGACAGATGGAACACGAGCCCCCAGCCGAGGCGCGTGCGCAGATCCTCGCGCACGTCGAGCGCGAGCGGCGCCGCGGGACCGGCCGCGACGAACGCGCTCGACGGGTGCGCGCGGACCTCGTTGAATAGGTTGAACAGCGCGACCTGCTGCGTGTCGCTCATCCGGTCGCAGTCGTCGATCGCGTAGATGCCGATGCGCGGGTCGAACGTGAACGCGCCGAGCGGGCTCTGCGGCGTCAGGTAGCGCGCGTAGCCGTACGACGCGTCGCTCACGAGCGCCTGCAGCAAGTGGGTGCGGCCGCTGCCGGGCTCGCCCCAGATGTAGAACGACCGGTCCGGCACGGGCCCCGCCGCGAGCGCGAGGTCGAGCTTCTGAAGCCGCGAGATGAGCTCGTCGTTCTCTTCATTCATGATGAAGTTGTCGAACGTGGCGGGCGGCGGCGTGCCGAGATCGAGCGTCAGTTGACGGGACACAACAGTCACAATGCGGGTCGGTTGATGAAACGCGCGCCGTACGCCGGGCACGCGCGAGGGGCTGCTCCGGTGCCTGCACACGCGGCCGCACGCACGGCGGCACGCGGGTTTCGGCGCGGCTCGCGGAGCGATGAAAACGGGGACGTGTCGACCAAGATGCAATCCCTGACGATTCGGTGCTGGGAATTCCGGCCAACGGGCCGGCTTCGGGTAAAATCGCATTTTACCGACCTTCTCGCATTCCCCCATGAATCCTCCGAAATCCGCTCCCGACGCTCAGGGTCTGTCCTACCGCGACGCAGGCGTCGACATCGACGCTGGCGACGCGCTCATCGACAAGATCAAGCCTTTTGCGAAGAAAACCCTGCGCGACGGCGTGCTCGGCGGCATCGGCGGGTTCGGCGCGCTGTTCGAAGTGCCGAAGAAGTACAAGGAGCCCGTGCTCGTGTCGGGCACCGACGGCGTGGGCACCAAGCTCAAGCTGGCGTTTCATCTGAACAAACACGACACCGTCGGCCAGGATCTCGTCGCGATGAGCGTGAACGACATCCTCGTGCAGGGCGCCGAGCCGCTGTTCTTCCTCGACTACTTCGCGTGCGGCAAGCTCGACGTCGACACGGCCGCCACGGTCGTCAAGGGCATCGCGCACGGCTGCGAACTGTCGGGCTGCGCGCTGATCGGCGGCGAGACGGCCGAAATGCCGGGCATGTACCCGGACGGCGAATACGACCTGGCCGGTTTCGCGGTCGGCGCGGTCGAGAAGAGCAAGATCATCGACGGCAGCACGATCGCCGAAGGCGACGTGGTGCTCGGCCTCGCATCGAGCGGCATCCACTCGAACGGCTTCTCGCTCGTGCGCAAGATCATCGAGCGCGCGAACCCCGACCTGTCGGCCGATTTCCACGGCCGCTCGCTGGCCGACACGCTGATGGCGCCGACGCGCATCTACGTGAAGCCGCTGCTCGCGCTGATGCAGAAGCTGCCGGTGAAGGGCATGGCCCACATCACCGGTGGCGGCCTCGTCGAGAACATTCCGCGCGTGCTGCGCGAAGGCCTCACCGCCGAGCTCGACCAGAACGCATGGCCGCTGCCGCCGCTGTTCAAGTGGCTGCAGGAGCACGGCGGCGTCGCCGACGCGGAAATGCATCGCGTGTTCAACTGCGGGATCGGCATGGCGGTGATCGTGTCGGCGGCGGATGCCGACGCGGCGATCGCCGACCTGACGGCCGCCGGCGAACAGGTGTGGAAGATCGGCACCGTGCGTGCGAGCCGCGAAGGCGAGGCGCAGACGGTCGTGGTCTGACGCACCGCACGCAGGATGCAGCAACGAAAGCCGCCCGGAGTCGATCCGGGCGGCTTTTTTTCTGGCGCGGGCAGGCATGTCGGCGCGCCCCCGAAGGAGGAACGACGATGACCGAAGACGAACGCGCGATTCGCGAGCTGGTGGAAACCTGGTTCGTGTCGAGCCGGCGCGGCGATCTGGCGACCGTGCTCGACCTGATCGCCGACGACGCGATTTTCATGGTGGCCGGCAAGCCGCCGTTCGACAAGGCGGCATTCGCGGCCGCGTCGCGCGACGCGAACGCGGCGGCCGGCAACGGGCCGAAGGTCGATGGCCGCTACCGGATCGACGAACTGCGCGTGATGGGCGACTGGGCGTACCTGCGCAATTTCATCGAGATCGACGTGACGCCGCCGGGCGGCGACACCGTGCGCCGCTCGGGCCATACGCTGACGATCTTCCGCAAGTCGGATGGCCGCTGGCAGCTCACGCGCGACGCGAATCTCGTGACGCCTGCGCAGTGAGCGAGGTGGCGTGAGCGCTTCCGGGCGGCCGGCCGCCGGTCACGTGGACGGCCGCGGGGCGCTCGTCGGGCGCGCGCCCGCCAGCAACGGCGGCACCAGCAGATAGAGCAGCGCCGCCGCGGCCCATACGAGCCCCGGCCACGTGCCGCGGGTGGCCGCGTAGGTTGTCGTGACAACAAGCGGCCCGGCGACGCCGATCAGGCTCGCCACGCTCGCGAGCGTGCCCTGCAGTTCGCCCTGTCGGGCATCGTCGACCTGACGCGCGAGCATCGCCTGCAACGCCGGCAGCGTCATGCCGCCCGCGGCGAACAGCGGCAGCAGCGCGAACGGCACCCATGCGGCCGTCGCGAACGCGATCACCACCAGCCCGAGCGCGTCGCCCGCGAGACCCAGCGCGAGTGCGCGGCGCTCGCCGAGCCGTGCGATCAGCGGCCCGATCGCGAAGGCCTGCGCGAGCGCGTGGCACGCGCCGTAGCCGGCGAGCGACAGCCCGGCGACCGGCGTGGACCAGCCGAAATGCTCCTGGCCGTACAGAATCCACAGCGTCGCGGGCGCCTGCGACACCAGCGCGACGATCACGTAGATGCCGATCAGCGGGCCGAGCGCGGGCGCGCCGCTCAGCCGGCGCATGCCGGCGAACGGGTTGAGCGTGGCGAGCCCGCGACTTTCCCGGGCTGCGCGCGGACGCGATTCTGGCAGCGCGCGCCACACGAGCGCGAGGTTCAGCGCATTGAGGAGCGCTGCCGCGACGAACGGCGCGCGCAGGTGCAGCGCGCCGAACAACCCGCCGATCAGCGGGCCCGCTATGAAGCCGACGCCCATCATCGCGCCGAGCTGGCCGAAGCGCCGTGCGCGGTCGGGTTCGGCCGTGACGTCGGTCACGTATGCGGTTGCGACCGCGACGTTCGCGCCGGTGATGCCGGCGATCAGCCGCCCGACGTAAAGCCACGCCAGCGTCGGTGCGAGCGCCATCAGCAAGTAGTCGAGCGCGGCGCCCGCAAGCGACGCGAGCAGCACGGGCCGCCGGCCGAAGCGGTCGCTCAGCGTGCCGAGCAGCGGCGCGCACAGGAACTGGGCGAACGCGTAGAGCGCGAGGAGGATCCCGTAGTGGGTGTCGGTGCTGCCGGCCCCCGCGAGTGCGCGGAGCAGCCCGGGGAGGATCGGCATCACGATCCCGACGCCGATCGCGTCGAGCAATACCGTGGCGAGGATGGCAATCAGGGATGGATTCAAGGCGACCACTCTATCGGTGATAGAGTGACGATTATTCCATAGTTTTCCCTATCGGTGATAGAGATGAAGGACACGAGTACGCGGCTGACGCGCGACACGGTGATGCGCGCGGCGCTCGATCTGCTGAACGAGGTCGGTATCGACGGGCTGTCGACGCGCCGGCTCGCGGAGCGGCTCGGCGTGCAGTCGCCGACGCTGTACTGGCACTTCCGGAACAAGGCCGAACTGCTCGACGCGATGGCCGAGGCGATCATGCTCGAGCGCCACGGCGCGTCGCTGCCGCGGCCGGGCGACACATGGGATGCGTGGCTTCTCGAGAATGCGCGCGGTTTCCGTCGCGCGCTGCTCGCCTATCGCGACGGCGCGCGCCTGCATGCCGGTACGCGGCCGCGCACGCTGCATTTCGATTCGATTGAACGAAAGGTGGCGTTGCTGGCCGACGCGGGCTTTGCGCCGGACGAAGCGGTCGACGTGATGTATGCGCTCGGCCGCTTCGTGGTCGGTTGGGTGCTGGAAGAGCAGGCGGAAGCGGAGCGCGAAACCGACACGACGCTGCCTGACACGGCCGAGCATCCGCTCCTCGCGCAGGGCTGGACTGCGCTGCGCGAGCGTGGCGGCGACGAAGCGTTCGAGCGTGGCGTTGCGTTGATCGTTGATGGTGCGCGTGCGCGTCTGGCGGCGCGCCAGCGCGGCGGTTGATCCGCGCCCGCGCTCGGCTCAGGTCGGCAGTCTGTCGTCCAGCACGCGTTCGAGCGTGTCGAGTGCGAGCGCCGTCGCATCCGGCGCGACACAGTCGACGACGATCCGCTCGGGCATCGCGCGCAGCCAGGTGATCTGCCGTTTGCACAGCTGGCGCGTCGCGAAGATGCCCTTGTCGCGCATGGTCCGGTAGTCGGTGTCGCCGTCGAGGAATTCCCATGCCTGCCGGTAGCCGACGCAGCGCATCGACGGCAGGCCGAGATGCAGATCCTCGCGGCGGCGCAGCCGTTCGACCTCGTCGATGAAACCCGCGTCGAGCATCGCGTCGAAGCGTTGCGCGATGCGCGCGTGCAGCACCGCGCGGTCCGACGGTTCGAGCGCGACCGGCACGAAACGGTACGCGGCGGCCTCATCGTCCGCGCGCCGCGGCGCGGCGAGCAGCACCGACATCGGCTGCCCGCTCAGCAGGAACACTTCGAGCGCGCGCTGGATCCGCTGCGAATCGTTCGGCGCGAGCCGCGCGGCCGTCGCCGGGTCGACCTGCGCGAGCCGCGCATGCAGCGCGGGCCAGCCGTCGCGCGCGGCGTCGGCGTCGAGCTCGGCGCGCACGGCCGGATCGGCGGTCGGCAGGTCGTTGAGGCCCTGCGTCAGCGCCTTGTAGTACAGCATCGTGCCGCCCGCGAGCAGCGGCGTGCGGCCGCGCGCGGCGATCTCGCCGATCAGGCGCAGCGCGTCCGCGCGGAATTCGGCCGCCGAATACGCATCGGCCGGGTCGATGATGTCGATCAGATGGTGCGGCACGCGCGCGCGTTCGTCGCGCGTCGGCTTCGCGGTGCCGATATCCATGTCGCGGTAGACGAGCGCCGAATCGACGCTGACGATCTCGATCGGCCGGCGCGCGGCCAGCGCCAGCGCGGCGGCCGTCTTGCCCGACGCGGTGGGGCCGAGCAGGCAGGTGATCGTCGTCGGACGGGACTGCGGTGAAGCGCTCATTGGCCGCGCATGAAGAGGCGGTCGAGATCGTTCAGCGTGAGCTGATACCAGGTCGGCCGGCCGTGATTGCACTGGTCCGCGCGTTCGGTCGCTTCCATCTGGCGCAGCAGCGCGTTCATCTCGTCGAGCGTCAGGCGCCGGTTCGCGCGCACCGCGTGGTGGCAGGCGAGCGTGCCGAGCAGTTCGTGCTGGCGCTCGGTGAGCACGCGCGAGCCGCCGAATGCGTGCAGGTCGGCGAGCACCGCGCGCGCGAGCGACTGCAGGTCCGCATCCTTCAGCAGCGCGGGCACCGCGCGGATCGCGAGCGTCGTCGGCGACAGCACCGCGAGGTCGAAGCCGAGCGATTCGAGCGTGTCGCGCTCTTCCTCGACCGTGCCGATCTCGACCGGCGTCGCCGTCATCGAGATCGGCAGCAGCAGCGACTGCACGGCGATCGTGCGGTCGGCGAGCGCGTTCTTGAACTGTTCGTACAGGATCCGCTCGTGCGCCGCATGCATGTCGACGATCACGAGGCCGTGCGCGTTTTGCGCGAGCACGTAGATGCCGTGGATCTGGCCGAGCGCGAAGCCGAGCGGCTGCTCGTCGTGCGCGGTGGCCGCGAGCGGCGACGCGACGAAGCCCGGCGGCATGGTCGGCGCGCTCGCCGAATCGTGCGCGATGACGGTCGTGCCGTCCGGCGTGCCGGCGCCCGTGTCCTTGCGGCCGAACAGCGCGTCGTAGAGCGCGAGCGGCTGCGCGACCGGCAGCGTGCCCTGCGTCATGCGCGCCTGGCGCATCCACGTGTTGCCGGCCGACGATGAGGATGACGACGGCGACGAGAAGCCGCTGCCGCCCGTGCCGCTGGCGGCGCCCAGGCCGAGCGGCGTATTCAGGAACGACGCGGGGCCGCCCGGCGCCGGCGACAGTTGCGCGGCGTGGCCGCCCGCGGTGGTTTCCGGCGACGCGCCCGCATGGCGGGCGAGGGCGCGCTGGACCGCGTGGAACACGTACTGGTGGATCGAGCGCGAATCGCGGAACCGCACTTCGATCTTCGACGGGTGCACGTTCACGTCGACGGCTTCGGGCGGCAGGTCGAGGAACAGCACGTACGACGGGTAGCGGTCGCCGTGGAGGACGTCCTCGTACGCCGCGCGCACCGCGTGCGTGAGCAACTTGTCGCGCACGAAGCGGCCGTTGACGAAGAAGTATTGCTGGTCGGCGCGGCCGCGGCTCGCGGTCGGCAGGCCCGCGCAGCCGTAGACGGCCAGCGGCCCCGCCTGCTCGTCGAGCGGCAGGTGCGCGGTGGCGAAGCCGTCGCCGAGGATCTTCGCGACGCGCTGCGCGGGTTCGGTCGCGTTCCAGTGCTCGACGGCCTTGCCGTTGTGCAGCACCGAGATCGCGACGTCCGGCCGCGCGAGCGCCGCGCGGCGGATCATTTCGAGGCAGTGGCCGAACTCGGTCTGCTCGCTTTTCAGGAACTTGCGGCGCGCGGGCGTGTTGAAGTACAGCTCGCGCACCTCGATCGTCGTGCCGACCGCACCGGCGGCCGGCGACAGCGCGCCCGTGGTCGCGTCGATCTTCGTCGCATGGGCGACCTCCGCCGTGCGGCTCGTGATCGACATCTCGGCGACCGACGCGATCGACGCGAGCGCTTCGCCGCGAAAACCCAGCGTCGCGACCGCCTCGAGCTCCTCGAGCGAGCGGATCTTGCTGGTCGCGTGGCGCATCAGCGCGAGCGGCAGTTCGTCGGGCGGAATCCCGCAGCCGTCGTCGGTAATCGAGATGCGCTTGACGCCGCCTTCCTCGAGCACGATGCGCAGCGTCGTCGCGCCGGCGTCCATTGCGTTCTCGAGCAGCTCCTTGACGACCGACGCCGGGCGTTCGACGACCTCGCCGGCGGCGATCTGGCTGATCAGCTGGTCGGGCAGGGGCTGGATCGCGCGCAGCGGGCGCGCGGCGGGGGCGGGCGCGGCGCCCGCGGCCGTTTCGGTGATTTCGGACATGGCGGAATTATAGCGAGGCGGCGGATGCCTGCCGGCGCCGCCGGTGGTTACGTTTTTTCACGGAGCCTTAAGGTAGTTTCGGTATGATGGCTCCGTTCCGCGCGCCGCCTTGGCTGGCGGGCGCTTCCGCTTTTTCCGGCCGTCACGGCCTTTTCGCCTTCGAGGAATCGCATTTGGATACGCTGCTTCATTTCGTCAACCTGGTCCTGCATATCGACGCGTTCCTCGGCGACTTCATCCGGCAGTACGGCGCATGGGTGTATCTGGTGTTGTTCCTGATCGTGTTTTGCGAGACGGGGCTCGTCGTGCTGCCGTTCCTGCCCGGCGATTCGCTGCTGTTCATCGGCGGTGCGTTCGGGGCGACGGGCGACATGAACGTCGTCGTGCTGATCGTGCTGCTGCTGGTCGCGGCGATTGCCGGCAATACCTTGAACTACGTGATCGGCCGCTGGGTCGGGCCGAAGGTGTTCAATACCCATATCCCGGTGCTCGAACGCTTCCTCGACCGCGCGGCGCTGGAGAAGACCCACTCGTTCTACGACAAGCACGGCGGCAAGACGATCGTGCTCGCGCGCTTCATTCCGGTCGTGCGCACGTTCGCGCCGTTCGTCGCCGGGGCGTCGTCGATGAGCTTCGCACGCTTCCAGCTGTTCAACGTGATCGGCGCGCTGGTCTGGGTGCTGCTGCTGGTGCTGCTCGGTTACTTCTTCGGCAATATCCCGTTCATCCGCCAGTATCTGAACGTGATCGTCCTGGTGGGGATTGGCGCGGCAATCGTGCCGATCGCGTTCGGCGCGCTGTGGAAGCTGGTGCGCGGGCGGCACTCCGGCGATGCGCGCAAGACGGGCGGGCGCTGAGCCGGCACGTTTCGCTTCGGCGCAGTAACAAGCGTGGCGGTTGCCACGCTTTTTTTTCGTCCGTGCGGTTCAGGTGGTGCGATGCGCGAGCGGCGTTTCGGGCGTCGGGTATTGCGCGTCGCGGAACGTCTCGAGGATCACGCGGTTGGTATCGCAGTACACCTGCCAGTAGTTCTCCGGCTGCGTCGACGGGCGCACGAACAGCAGCGGGCCTTCCGGCGTGAACTGCAGCACGCCGACGTCCGGCGCCGGCACCTTCAGCACGTTCGGGATCACCTGGATCTGCGTCTTCAGGCGGTTGATCGCGTCGACGGCATCGACGCTGTTGGCGATCTTCGCGGTCAGGTCGACGCGGCGATGCGGCGATGCGCTGTAATTCGCGATGTTGTCCGAGAAGATCTTGTTGTTGCCGACGATCGTCACGATGTTGTCGGCGGTGATGATCGTCGTGCCGAACAGGCCGAGCTCCTTCACCGTGCCCGTGACGCCGCCCGCGCTGATCACGTCGCCGATCTTGAACGGACGCAGCACCTGCATGAACACGCCGGCGGCGAAGTGGGCGAGCAGGCCGCCCCAGGCGGTGCCGATCGCGAGGCCGAGGCCGGCGAGCAGTGCGGCGAACGACGTGGTCTGAACGCCGAAGATCTGCAGGATCGCGAGGATCAGCAGGATCGTCAGCAGCACGCCGACCACCGAGGTCAGGTAGTCGGTGAGCGTCGGGTCGACCTTGCCGCTGCGGCGCACGACCTTGCCGAGCAGGCGGGTGCCGAGGCGGATCGCCCAACGGCCGATGAACCATAAGACGACTGCGGCGAGGAGGTTCAGGCCGAGGTCGAGGCCGCGGGTCATCAGGAATTGCTGGGCGGTTTCCAGGTTCGGCATGGGGGCTCCGGGGTGAGAGGTGACGGGATACTCGTCGCGGAAAAGGTCGCACTTTTATAGCCGAGCTGGTTTGCTCTGGCAACTTCGCTGAACATCCGGACCTGCAGCGCTTCGTCGACGTGTTCGACGACGTTCACGTCGTGTCGGCCCTTGCACGCTTCTTCGGCGTGCGCCGCACGATCGGCCAGTTGCTGCGCGGACTGGCGCTCGAGACGGAAATTCCGGCGACGAAGCGTTCGCAGATCCTCGTCGCGCATTGCGCGTCCGACGAGCGCCAGCGGGGCACGGGCGTCTTCACCGCATTGTTTCGCGATGCGCTCGATACCGGCGCGCTGCCGGACGACGGCAGTCGCGACATCGTGCTCGACGTGCTGACCCGCAACGAGCGCGCAGCCTTTACGAACGACTTGGTTTTACCGCGGTACCGAGGCATCGCGCTCGATCGCCCCGGTTGCCGGGCGGGGCTCGATTCGATCAGGATGCGATTCGAGCACCGTAGTTGACCGCACTTGCGCAGGCCGATCGCCTCATTACGGCTCGCGGGAATGCTGGGCTGACGATTGTTGAACGAGGGCGGCTTACGGCGCGCCGACGTCGGTATCCAGGGGCAATTTCTGCATGATCGTAGCGATGCATTCCGATGGGCTCGTTTCCGCTGTCCGCACGTGCACTTCAGGGGACAACGGGTTTTCATAGGCGGAGCCGATGCCGGTGAATTGCGGGATGGCTCCCTGCCTCGCCAGCACATACAGCCCCTTGGGATCGCGCGCCTCCGCTACCTCCAACGCAACGTCGACGAAGACCTCGATAAACGTGCCGGGCGCAAAGCGCGCGCGAGCTCTACTGCGCGCGTCCCGGAAAGGCGAGATCAGGGCAGCGATCACGATGAAGCCGGCATCCATCATCAACCGGGCAACTTCGGCCGTCCGCCGGATATTTTCGCGACGATCGGCATCGCTAAATCCGAGATCCTGATTCAGCCCGTTACGGAGCGTATCGCCATCCAGCAGATACGTGCGGAGCCCGCGCGCATCGAGTTGCTGCTTCAGCAGATTCGCGAGCGTGGATTTACCGGCACCGGAGACTCCAGTCAGCCATACCACAAAAACTTTCTTCTGTTTCATACCGGAACGCACGGATTGACT from Burkholderia ambifaria AMMD includes:
- the pcnB gene encoding polynucleotide adenylyltransferase PcnB, with the protein product MIKKFIRKLLGQDDAEQTSPVEAPAVETAPAPRPAKGSRGSAAKKTRSNHEPTVVPASVHQIDPSLISRNAVRVTDTLQQAGFRAFIVGGAVRDLLLGIAPKDFDVATDATPTEVQRLFRRARLIGRRFQIVHVQFGQELIEVSTFRAMVDAPPEAAAAEPPKRLKRDELDRRTHAVDASGRVLRDNVWGEQHEDAARRDFTINAMYYDPSTQTVLDYHDGMADIRARLLRMIGDPATRYREDPVRMLRVVRFAAKLGFEIETHTREPINALADLINNVPAARLFDEMLKLLLSGQALACLQRLRKEGLHHGLLPLLDVVLEQPQGEKFITLALNNTDARVRAGKTVSPGFLFATLLWHDMRQRFEQYTAEGEIPVPALHRAMDDVIDMQTEKLAIHKRYSADMREIWGLQLRLEKRSGRSAMRLLEHQRFRAGYDFLLLRCESGELEAAVGQWWTDFIEGDAAAREALLTQGGSKEKSPRKRRRRGGVRNRKPDEGAAEQAPDTAGGTASGSDD
- a CDS encoding HAD family hydrolase — its product is MTNLALFDLDHTLIPTDSDHEWGRFMVKLGIVDAESFSRQNDQFFADYKAGKLDIHAYLCAMLTPLAKYSRAQLAEWHEQYMHEVIRPAMTPAALELVRKHVDAGDLCCVVTATNEFITRPIATAFGVDTLIACEVETTDGHPDSPYTGRPTGTPSYREGKIVRTEAWLASLGKHWDDFEHSYFYSDSHNDIPLLEKVTDPIATNPDDTLRAHASNRGWRILDLF
- the hda gene encoding DnaA regulatory inactivator Hda, giving the protein MSRQLTLDLGTPPPATFDNFIMNEENDELISRLQKLDLALAAGPVPDRSFYIWGEPGSGRTHLLQALVSDASYGYARYLTPQSPLGAFTFDPRIGIYAIDDCDRMSDTQQVALFNLFNEVRAHPSSAFVAAGPAAPLALDVREDLRTRLGWGLVFHLSPPSDAGKIAVLKLAAKERGIALTDDIAAYLLTHFRRDMPSLMALLDALDRFSLEQKRAVTLPLLRRMLARPGDDIAPPGTGPNRFE
- the purM gene encoding phosphoribosylformylglycinamidine cyclo-ligase, producing the protein MNPPKSAPDAQGLSYRDAGVDIDAGDALIDKIKPFAKKTLRDGVLGGIGGFGALFEVPKKYKEPVLVSGTDGVGTKLKLAFHLNKHDTVGQDLVAMSVNDILVQGAEPLFFLDYFACGKLDVDTAATVVKGIAHGCELSGCALIGGETAEMPGMYPDGEYDLAGFAVGAVEKSKIIDGSTIAEGDVVLGLASSGIHSNGFSLVRKIIERANPDLSADFHGRSLADTLMAPTRIYVKPLLALMQKLPVKGMAHITGGGLVENIPRVLREGLTAELDQNAWPLPPLFKWLQEHGGVADAEMHRVFNCGIGMAVIVSAADADAAIADLTAAGEQVWKIGTVRASREGEAQTVVV
- a CDS encoding YybH family protein, whose translation is MTEDERAIRELVETWFVSSRRGDLATVLDLIADDAIFMVAGKPPFDKAAFAAASRDANAAAGNGPKVDGRYRIDELRVMGDWAYLRNFIEIDVTPPGGDTVRRSGHTLTIFRKSDGRWQLTRDANLVTPAQ
- the tet gene encoding Tet(A)/Tet(B)/Tet(C) family tetracycline efflux MFS transporter; translation: MNPSLIAILATVLLDAIGVGIVMPILPGLLRALAGAGSTDTHYGILLALYAFAQFLCAPLLGTLSDRFGRRPVLLASLAGAALDYLLMALAPTLAWLYVGRLIAGITGANVAVATAYVTDVTAEPDRARRFGQLGAMMGVGFIAGPLIGGLFGALHLRAPFVAAALLNALNLALVWRALPESRPRAARESRGLATLNPFAGMRRLSGAPALGPLIGIYVIVALVSQAPATLWILYGQEHFGWSTPVAGLSLAGYGACHALAQAFAIGPLIARLGERRALALGLAGDALGLVVIAFATAAWVPFALLPLFAAGGMTLPALQAMLARQVDDARQGELQGTLASVASLIGVAGPLVVTTTYAATRGTWPGLVWAAAALLYLLVPPLLAGARPTSAPRPST
- the tetR gene encoding tetracycline resistance transcriptional repressor TetR; the encoded protein is MKDTSTRLTRDTVMRAALDLLNEVGIDGLSTRRLAERLGVQSPTLYWHFRNKAELLDAMAEAIMLERHGASLPRPGDTWDAWLLENARGFRRALLAYRDGARLHAGTRPRTLHFDSIERKVALLADAGFAPDEAVDVMYALGRFVVGWVLEEQAEAERETDTTLPDTAEHPLLAQGWTALRERGGDEAFERGVALIVDGARARLAARQRGG
- the miaA gene encoding tRNA (adenosine(37)-N6)-dimethylallyltransferase MiaA — translated: MSASPQSRPTTITCLLGPTASGKTAAALALAARRPIEIVSVDSALVYRDMDIGTAKPTRDERARVPHHLIDIIDPADAYSAAEFRADALRLIGEIAARGRTPLLAGGTMLYYKALTQGLNDLPTADPAVRAELDADAARDGWPALHARLAQVDPATAARLAPNDSQRIQRALEVFLLSGQPMSVLLAAPRRADDEAAAYRFVPVALEPSDRAVLHARIAQRFDAMLDAGFIDEVERLRRREDLHLGLPSMRCVGYRQAWEFLDGDTDYRTMRDKGIFATRQLCKRQITWLRAMPERIVVDCVAPDATALALDTLERVLDDRLPT